The genome window GGTGAAACGTGACACCTACCCTGCTTCCCTCCGCAGTCAGAGTTGGCAAATCAGGCATCCCTCGTCCTCCTCATCTTCTAAAATCCTGATGAGTTTGTCGTCTACAGGAGTCTTTCCGGCCCAGTTCTGACGACGCTGATTTTCCTCTTTGATTTGCTGGACTCGTTCAGGGCGTGCCAGGTCGCGTAGGCTCTCTCGGCTATTCCAGGTGTAAGTCTCGCCCGTAACCTCATCCCGCTTCTCAAATGCTTCTGCGGCCCAAAAGAGATCAGGATGTCTCTCAAGCAGGCCGACCCATTCAATTCTTTGCTGGTAAAAGCAGAAATAGCATCCGGAGCGCGAGCGCCATTCATAGTATTCCGGCGCACCGAGCCCGCTCTCATCCAAAAGCTCAAATACATCTTTTTTGACGATGCCGGCTTCAATAAAAGGATAGACTGCGCTGATATTCTTCTTGGAAGAGATGTACCCCTTGCGATACGTCTCGTCGGATCTAATTGCAATATAGCTAATGACATCATCTTCGCCAACGTATTGTTCGAAGGGAAGGATTTTCAGGTAT of Deinococcus reticulitermitis contains these proteins:
- a CDS encoding phosphoadenosine phosphosulfate reductase — encoded protein: MPSPQARWCTQYLKILPFEQYVGEDDVISYIAIRSDETYRKGYISSKKNISAVYPFIEAGIVKKDVFELLDESGLGAPEYYEWRSRSGCYFCFYQQRIEWVGLLERHPDLFWAAEAFEKRDEVTGETYTWNSRESLRDLARPERVQQIKEENQRRQNWAGKTPVDDKLIRILEDEEDEGCLICQL